In Deltaproteobacteria bacterium, the following proteins share a genomic window:
- the budA gene encoding acetolactate decarboxylase — protein MLKINNHQYALAAVLSLIAILYSEAQEGKDYIFQTSTIGALMQGDYNGILTFGELKKHGDFGLGTFNDLDGEMVGLDGIFYQVNSDGEVSTVPDSALTPFAAVTFFETDQTLTLSEPLECKELEGYLEKLFPTKNIFYAIKVEGSFDSLKARSVPRQKRPYPPLAEVVKRESIFEFNGINGTMVGFRLPEYLGSINATGFHFHFISEGKDSGGHVLDCKLNNVSVEIDQISDIRISLPDTGDFYRAELSKTGKSKLENADAGEKSEE, from the coding sequence ATGTTAAAAATAAACAATCATCAATATGCGCTGGCGGCGGTACTTAGCCTGATTGCTATACTATATTCCGAGGCCCAAGAGGGCAAGGACTACATTTTCCAGACCTCTACAATAGGAGCGCTCATGCAGGGGGATTACAACGGAATTTTAACCTTCGGAGAGCTAAAAAAACACGGGGACTTCGGGCTAGGGACCTTTAACGATCTGGATGGTGAGATGGTCGGTCTCGACGGGATTTTCTATCAGGTGAATTCCGACGGCGAAGTCAGCACTGTGCCGGACTCGGCCCTCACACCCTTTGCCGCAGTCACGTTCTTTGAAACTGACCAAACCCTGACTCTGAGCGAACCGCTCGAGTGCAAAGAGCTCGAGGGCTACCTGGAAAAGCTGTTCCCGACAAAGAATATATTCTATGCGATAAAGGTAGAGGGAAGCTTTGATTCCCTGAAGGCTCGGAGCGTGCCCAGACAGAAAAGGCCCTACCCTCCGCTTGCGGAAGTAGTAAAACGGGAATCGATATTCGAATTTAACGGAATAAACGGAACTATGGTGGGCTTTCGACTTCCGGAGTATCTTGGTAGCATAAACGCTACCGGCTTTCACTTTCATTTTATTTCGGAGGGTAAAGACTCAGGCGGGCACGTGCTCGACTGTAAACTAAATAATGTAAGTGTTGAAATCGATCAAATAAGCGATATTCGAATATCGCTGCCGGATACAGGCGACTTCTACAGAGCAGAACTGAGCAAAACGGGGAAAAGTAAATTAGAAAATGCGGATGCCGGAGAAAAAAGTGAAGAGTAA
- a CDS encoding cyclase family protein, with product MKSNITAYVIITVLALIFGVGDRVYAESETAKFPEGKWIDLTHDFSTETVYWPTGEGFKLEKVYEGHTEKGYFYTANKYEGEEHGGTHIDAPIHFAEGRQTVDEIPIEKVTGTAVVIDISGKALSDPDYQVSAADFTAWEKENGRIPENSIVLLNTGYARYWPDRVKYMGTDKKGREAVKELHFPGLDPEAAKWLVRNRKINAIGLDTPSIDYGQSELFESHQILFEENIPAFENVANLDKLPATGAYVIALPMKIKGGSGGPLRIIALVP from the coding sequence GTGAAGAGTAATATAACGGCCTATGTAATTATTACGGTACTGGCACTGATATTCGGTGTTGGGGATAGAGTGTACGCCGAGAGTGAAACAGCCAAGTTCCCCGAGGGCAAATGGATCGACCTTACCCACGACTTCTCCACTGAAACCGTTTACTGGCCCACCGGAGAGGGGTTCAAGTTAGAGAAGGTATACGAGGGGCATACCGAAAAAGGCTACTTTTACACCGCCAATAAATACGAGGGCGAGGAGCACGGAGGCACGCACATAGACGCTCCGATTCATTTTGCCGAGGGCAGACAAACTGTAGACGAGATCCCGATTGAGAAAGTTACCGGCACGGCAGTGGTCATAGACATTTCCGGGAAAGCCCTTTCAGACCCGGACTATCAGGTAAGCGCGGCCGACTTTACCGCGTGGGAAAAGGAAAATGGCAGAATTCCGGAGAACTCGATCGTGCTGCTCAATACGGGTTATGCGCGATACTGGCCGGACAGAGTCAAATATATGGGGACGGATAAAAAAGGCCGGGAGGCCGTCAAGGAGCTTCACTTTCCGGGTCTCGATCCCGAAGCGGCTAAATGGCTTGTTCGCAACAGAAAAATAAACGCGATCGGACTCGATACCCCCAGCATAGACTACGGTCAATCGGAATTGTTCGAGAGCCATCAAATATTGTTTGAAGAAAATATTCCCGCGTTTGAGAATGTTGCGAATTTGGATAAATTGCCGGCAACAGGCGCGTATGTGATCGCCCTTCCGATGAAAATCAAGGGAGGCAGCGGCGGCCCGCTTCGCATTATAGCCCTCGTGCCGTAA
- the def gene encoding peptide deformylase yields MGNILEITELGDPVLREKASGVENIHDDSIQNFIDDLIETGLHANGVGIAAPQVNESKRIFIISSHPSVRYPNAPEMKPVAIINPEIISTSEELVKDWEGCLSIPGIRGMVPRHKSIHARYFLRNGSTEEREFTGFIARIFQHEYDHINGILFPDRLESNKDLITEKEYRKIISAEDGKD; encoded by the coding sequence ATGGGGAACATTTTGGAAATAACGGAGTTAGGCGATCCCGTACTCAGGGAGAAAGCTTCCGGAGTTGAGAACATACATGACGACTCCATACAGAATTTCATTGACGATCTGATCGAAACGGGACTTCACGCGAATGGGGTCGGGATAGCCGCGCCGCAGGTCAATGAATCAAAACGCATTTTTATAATCTCGTCACACCCGAGCGTACGGTATCCGAACGCGCCCGAAATGAAACCCGTGGCCATAATCAATCCGGAAATCATTTCCACCTCGGAGGAATTAGTAAAGGACTGGGAGGGATGTCTAAGTATCCCGGGGATAAGGGGGATGGTGCCTCGCCATAAATCAATACACGCCAGATACTTTTTAAGGAACGGCAGCACCGAAGAGAGGGAGTTTACCGGTTTTATAGCCAGAATATTTCAGCACGAGTACGATCATATAAACGGGATTCTTTTCCCGGACCGACTAGAATCAAATAAGGACCTGATTACGGAGAAGGAATACAGGAAAATCATCTCCGCTGAGGACGGGAAGGATTGA